One genomic window of Myxocyprinus asiaticus isolate MX2 ecotype Aquarium Trade chromosome 5, UBuf_Myxa_2, whole genome shotgun sequence includes the following:
- the LOC127441084 gene encoding E3 ubiquitin-protein ligase HECTD3-like isoform X1, which produces MSPGDNPHTLLGRIRFLNRCIECFRKSEPLPESLCYVPKEVCYKICKDSSSGSASASSSTAGNSGGKSVVSVWESPHQAPHKKLCKCNIEPKKGTCIRTTGEEYCNSHGLWVKISKEQLEEYRGGLDIEEGWILVCKHTEGGDRLVPVESPDTISRQQQLFGYDHKPCNRWEQVVDVENSLHMGAKPKVAEPDEAAVRKLRYVPPTWTFECDEDLVRYFYDHIGKEDENLGSVKQCVTSIDVSSSSEDPSGGASCLTDGDTETYWESDGMQGQHWIRLHMKRGTVVNKLILTVDSTDDNYMPKRVTVYGGEGENLKKYSDVTIDDSLIGEVCVLEDMTSHLPVIEIRIEECRDEGIDVRIRGLKIKSSCERDLGLNAEVFQSPNLVRYPRLEGTPADVLYRRALVIQRFITLLDSLLPHMVPAWDYSLGTFNQIKNIKQFLLLSKRRSALITQCLKDSETSKPNFMPRLYINRRLAMEHRDNPTLDTTCKNAVFTQVYEGLKPSDKYEKTLDYRWPARYDQWWECKFIAEGIIDQGGGFRDSLADMSEELCPSSSECSMPLPFFTRTSNQGAGEARDFYVPNPSCREFHKFEWIGRIMGAALRGKDFLILALPGLVWKQLIGQAVSWSKDFPAVDSVLVKLLEAMEHMDKETFDFKFGQELVYTTPLSDGRLVELIPGGSGVVVRYDDRNEFIRLVQKARLDESREQIAAMQAGLVKVVPQAVLDLLTWQEVEKKVCGDPEISVEALKRLTRYEDLEQTDVRVQYLWEALMNFTNEDRSRFLRFVTGRSRLPAPIYIFPDKQGSETTDALPQSSTCSSTLYLPKYPSAKVCEEKLRYAAYNCVAIDTDMSPWEE; this is translated from the exons ATGTCTCCGGGCGACAACCCTCACACTCTCCTGGGAAGGATACGGTTTTTAAACAGGTGCATTGAATGTTTCCGAAAAAGTGAACCTCTGCCGGAGTCTTTATGTTATGTGCCGAAGGAGGTTTGTTATAAAATCTGTAAAGATTCGTCATCTGGCTCCGCTTCCGCGTCCTCGTCAACAGCTGGGAACTCAGGCGGGAAGAGTGTCGTGTCAGTATGGGAGAGCCCACACCAAGCGCCACATAAGAAATTATGCAAGTGCAACATCGAGCCAAAGAAAGGGACGTGCATACGAACAACAGGGGAAGAATACTGTAACAGCCATGGCCTGTGGGTCAAAATAAGCAAG GAGCAGTTGGAGGAGTATCGTGGTGGCCTGGACATAGAGGAAGGCTGGATTCTGGTGTGTAAACACACAGAGGGTGGAGACAGGCTTGTACCAGTGGAATCTCCTGACACCATCAGTCGACAACAGCAGCTGTTTGGCTATGACCACAAGCCTTGTAACAG ATGGGAGCAGGTGGTAGATGTGGAGAACTCCTTACACATGGGTGCCAAACCTAAGGTGGCAGAGCCAGACGAGGCTGCTGTTCGTAAATTGAG ATATGTACCTCCTACATGGACATTTGAATGCGATGAGGACCTCGTCCGCTACTTCTATGACCACATCGGAAAGGAAGATGAAAATCTCGGCAGTGTTAAGCAATGCGTGACCAGCATCGATGTGTCTTCTAGTTCG GAGGACCCCAGTGGTGGTGCAAGTTGCCTGACGGATGGGGACACAGAGACGTATTGGGAGAGTGATGGCATGCAGGGACAGCACTGGATCCGTCTGCACATGAAGAGAGGCACTGTGGTCAA CAAACTGATATTAACAGTGGATTCAACAGATGATAACTACATGCCCAAAAGAGTGACTGTGTATGGTGGAGAGGGAGAAAACCTCAAGAAATACAGTGATGTCACAATAGATGA CAGTTTAATAGGAGAGGTTTGTGTTCTGGAGGACATGACGTCACACTTGCCTGTCATAGAGATCAGGATTGAGGAATGCAGAG ATGAGGGAATAGATGTACGGATCAGAGGTCTAAAGATTAAATCATCCTGTGAGCGTGACCTGGGCCTAAATGCAGAAGTATTCCAGTCTCCCAACCTAGTGCGTTACCCAAGACTGGAGGGCACACCCGCTGATGTCCTCTATCGGCGTGCACTGGTCATTCAAAG GTTCATCACACTCCTGGACAGTCTGTTGCCTCATATGGTGCCTGCATGGGACTACAGCCTTGGGACATTCAACCAGATCAAA aatataAAGCAGTTCCTGTTGTTGTCCAAGCGTCGCTCTGCCCTAATCACCCAGTGCCTGAAGGACTCTGAGACCAGTAAGCCTAACTTCATGCCGCGCCTTTATATCAACCGTCGCCTCGCCATGGAACACCGTGACAACCCCACTCTGGACACCACATGTAAAAATGCAGTCTTCACTCAG GTGTATGAGGGTCTGAAGCCATCTGACAAGTATGAAAAGACTCTAGACTACAG GTGGCCAGCACGATATGACCAGTGGTGGGAGTGTAAATTCATTGCAGAAGGCATCATCGATCAAG GTGGTGGATTTCGAGACAGCCTGGCAGACATGTCTGAAGAGCTGTGTCCCAGCTCATCAGAGTGCTCCATGCCTCTTCCATTCTTCACTCGAACTTCTAACCAG GGAGCTGGAGAGGCCAGAGACTTCTATGTGCCGAATCCTTCATGCCGAGAATTCCACAAATTCGAGTGGATTGGGCGAATTATGGGTGCAGCTCTTCGTGGGAAAGACTTTCTG attCTGGCTCTGCCAGGGCTGGTGTGGAAGCAGCTAATTGGACAAGCTGTCAGCTGGAGCAAAGACTTCCCTGCAGTAGATTCAGTGCTG gtgaagtTGTTAGAGGCTATGGAGCATATGGACAAGGAAACGTTTGACTTTAAGTTTGGTCAGGAGCTTGTGTACACCACACCCTTGAGTGATGGCCGGCTGGTGGAGCTGATTCCAGGAGGCAGTGGAGTAGTTGTCCGATATGATGATCGCAATGAGTTCATACGTCTGGTACAGAAAGCGAGACTAGACGAGAGCAGAGAACAG ATAGCTGCCATGCAGGCGGGACTAGTGAAGGTGGTGCCACAGGCTGTGCTTGATCTCCTAACATGGCAGGAAGTGGAGAAGAAAGTGTGTGGAGACCCAGAGATCTCAGTGGAGGCCCTTAAACGCCTCA CACGCTATGAGGACTTGGAACAAACAGATGTCAGAGTGCAATATTTATGGGAAGCCCTGATGAACTTCACCAATG AGGATCGTAGCAGGTTTTTGAGGTTTGTCACTGGCAGAAGTCGTCTTCCTGCTCCAATCTACATCTTCCCAGACAAACAAGG GTCTGAAACCACAGATGCACTTCCACAATCTTCCACATGTTCCAGCACCCTTTATCTACCCAAATACCCAAG TGCTAAAGTTTGTGAAGAGAAGCTTCGCTATGCTGCATATAACTGTGTGGCCATCGACACAGACATGAGCCCATGGGAGGAGTGA
- the LOC127441084 gene encoding E3 ubiquitin-protein ligase HECTD3-like isoform X2, producing the protein MSPGDNPHTLLGRIRFLNRCIECFRKSEPLPESLCYVPKEVCYKICKDSSSGSASASSSTAGNSGGKSVVSVWESPHQAPHKKLCKCNIEPKKGTCIRTTGEEYCNSHGLWVKISKEQLEEYRGGLDIEEGWILVCKHTEGGDRLVPVESPDTISRQQQLFGYDHKPCNRWEQVVDVENSLHMGAKPKVAEPDEAAVRKLRYVPPTWTFECDEDLVRYFYDHIGKEDENLGSVKQCVTSIDVSSSSEDPSGGASCLTDGDTETYWESDGMQGQHWIRLHMKRGTVVNKLILTVDSTDDNYMPKRVTVYGGEGENLKKYSDVTIDDLIGEVCVLEDMTSHLPVIEIRIEECRDEGIDVRIRGLKIKSSCERDLGLNAEVFQSPNLVRYPRLEGTPADVLYRRALVIQRFITLLDSLLPHMVPAWDYSLGTFNQIKNIKQFLLLSKRRSALITQCLKDSETSKPNFMPRLYINRRLAMEHRDNPTLDTTCKNAVFTQVYEGLKPSDKYEKTLDYRWPARYDQWWECKFIAEGIIDQGGGFRDSLADMSEELCPSSSECSMPLPFFTRTSNQGAGEARDFYVPNPSCREFHKFEWIGRIMGAALRGKDFLILALPGLVWKQLIGQAVSWSKDFPAVDSVLVKLLEAMEHMDKETFDFKFGQELVYTTPLSDGRLVELIPGGSGVVVRYDDRNEFIRLVQKARLDESREQIAAMQAGLVKVVPQAVLDLLTWQEVEKKVCGDPEISVEALKRLTRYEDLEQTDVRVQYLWEALMNFTNEDRSRFLRFVTGRSRLPAPIYIFPDKQGSETTDALPQSSTCSSTLYLPKYPSAKVCEEKLRYAAYNCVAIDTDMSPWEE; encoded by the exons ATGTCTCCGGGCGACAACCCTCACACTCTCCTGGGAAGGATACGGTTTTTAAACAGGTGCATTGAATGTTTCCGAAAAAGTGAACCTCTGCCGGAGTCTTTATGTTATGTGCCGAAGGAGGTTTGTTATAAAATCTGTAAAGATTCGTCATCTGGCTCCGCTTCCGCGTCCTCGTCAACAGCTGGGAACTCAGGCGGGAAGAGTGTCGTGTCAGTATGGGAGAGCCCACACCAAGCGCCACATAAGAAATTATGCAAGTGCAACATCGAGCCAAAGAAAGGGACGTGCATACGAACAACAGGGGAAGAATACTGTAACAGCCATGGCCTGTGGGTCAAAATAAGCAAG GAGCAGTTGGAGGAGTATCGTGGTGGCCTGGACATAGAGGAAGGCTGGATTCTGGTGTGTAAACACACAGAGGGTGGAGACAGGCTTGTACCAGTGGAATCTCCTGACACCATCAGTCGACAACAGCAGCTGTTTGGCTATGACCACAAGCCTTGTAACAG ATGGGAGCAGGTGGTAGATGTGGAGAACTCCTTACACATGGGTGCCAAACCTAAGGTGGCAGAGCCAGACGAGGCTGCTGTTCGTAAATTGAG ATATGTACCTCCTACATGGACATTTGAATGCGATGAGGACCTCGTCCGCTACTTCTATGACCACATCGGAAAGGAAGATGAAAATCTCGGCAGTGTTAAGCAATGCGTGACCAGCATCGATGTGTCTTCTAGTTCG GAGGACCCCAGTGGTGGTGCAAGTTGCCTGACGGATGGGGACACAGAGACGTATTGGGAGAGTGATGGCATGCAGGGACAGCACTGGATCCGTCTGCACATGAAGAGAGGCACTGTGGTCAA CAAACTGATATTAACAGTGGATTCAACAGATGATAACTACATGCCCAAAAGAGTGACTGTGTATGGTGGAGAGGGAGAAAACCTCAAGAAATACAGTGATGTCACAATAGATGA TTTAATAGGAGAGGTTTGTGTTCTGGAGGACATGACGTCACACTTGCCTGTCATAGAGATCAGGATTGAGGAATGCAGAG ATGAGGGAATAGATGTACGGATCAGAGGTCTAAAGATTAAATCATCCTGTGAGCGTGACCTGGGCCTAAATGCAGAAGTATTCCAGTCTCCCAACCTAGTGCGTTACCCAAGACTGGAGGGCACACCCGCTGATGTCCTCTATCGGCGTGCACTGGTCATTCAAAG GTTCATCACACTCCTGGACAGTCTGTTGCCTCATATGGTGCCTGCATGGGACTACAGCCTTGGGACATTCAACCAGATCAAA aatataAAGCAGTTCCTGTTGTTGTCCAAGCGTCGCTCTGCCCTAATCACCCAGTGCCTGAAGGACTCTGAGACCAGTAAGCCTAACTTCATGCCGCGCCTTTATATCAACCGTCGCCTCGCCATGGAACACCGTGACAACCCCACTCTGGACACCACATGTAAAAATGCAGTCTTCACTCAG GTGTATGAGGGTCTGAAGCCATCTGACAAGTATGAAAAGACTCTAGACTACAG GTGGCCAGCACGATATGACCAGTGGTGGGAGTGTAAATTCATTGCAGAAGGCATCATCGATCAAG GTGGTGGATTTCGAGACAGCCTGGCAGACATGTCTGAAGAGCTGTGTCCCAGCTCATCAGAGTGCTCCATGCCTCTTCCATTCTTCACTCGAACTTCTAACCAG GGAGCTGGAGAGGCCAGAGACTTCTATGTGCCGAATCCTTCATGCCGAGAATTCCACAAATTCGAGTGGATTGGGCGAATTATGGGTGCAGCTCTTCGTGGGAAAGACTTTCTG attCTGGCTCTGCCAGGGCTGGTGTGGAAGCAGCTAATTGGACAAGCTGTCAGCTGGAGCAAAGACTTCCCTGCAGTAGATTCAGTGCTG gtgaagtTGTTAGAGGCTATGGAGCATATGGACAAGGAAACGTTTGACTTTAAGTTTGGTCAGGAGCTTGTGTACACCACACCCTTGAGTGATGGCCGGCTGGTGGAGCTGATTCCAGGAGGCAGTGGAGTAGTTGTCCGATATGATGATCGCAATGAGTTCATACGTCTGGTACAGAAAGCGAGACTAGACGAGAGCAGAGAACAG ATAGCTGCCATGCAGGCGGGACTAGTGAAGGTGGTGCCACAGGCTGTGCTTGATCTCCTAACATGGCAGGAAGTGGAGAAGAAAGTGTGTGGAGACCCAGAGATCTCAGTGGAGGCCCTTAAACGCCTCA CACGCTATGAGGACTTGGAACAAACAGATGTCAGAGTGCAATATTTATGGGAAGCCCTGATGAACTTCACCAATG AGGATCGTAGCAGGTTTTTGAGGTTTGTCACTGGCAGAAGTCGTCTTCCTGCTCCAATCTACATCTTCCCAGACAAACAAGG GTCTGAAACCACAGATGCACTTCCACAATCTTCCACATGTTCCAGCACCCTTTATCTACCCAAATACCCAAG TGCTAAAGTTTGTGAAGAGAAGCTTCGCTATGCTGCATATAACTGTGTGGCCATCGACACAGACATGAGCCCATGGGAGGAGTGA
- the LOC127440487 gene encoding 40S ribosomal protein S8 gives MGISRDNWHKRRKTGGKRKPVHKKRKYELGRPPANTKIGPRRIHTVRVRGGNKKYRALRLDVGNFSWGSECCTRKTRIIDVVYNASNNELVRTKTLVKNCVVLVDSTPYRQWYESHYAIPLGRKKGAKLTPEEDEILNKKRSKKVQKKLNDRRKNSKISPLLEEQFQQGKLLACIASRPGQCGRADGYVLEGKELEFYLRKIKAKKGK, from the exons ATGG GTATCTCAAGGGACAACTGGCACAAACGCCGTAAGACCGGTGGCAAACGCAAGCCCGTTCACAAGAAAAGGAAATATGAGCTCGGGCGTCCTCCAGCAAACACCAAG attgGACCTCGTCGCATCCACACAGTAAGGGTCCGTGGTGGAAACAAGAAATACCGTGCTTTGAGACTTGATGTGGGCAACTTCTCATGGGGTTCAGAAT GTTGTACTCGCAAGACCAGGATCATCGATGTGGTGTACAATGCCTCTAACAATGAGCTGGTGAGAACCAAAACCCTGGTCAAGAACTGTGTGGTCCTTGTGGACAGCACTCCTTACAGACAGTGGTATGAGTCTCACTACGCCATCCCGCTTGGAAGGAAGAAGGGTGCCAAGCTG ACCCCTGAGGAAGATGAGATTCTGAACAAGAAGAGATCGAAAAAGGTCCAAAAGAAGCTTAATGACCGCCGAAAGAACAGCAAGATCAGTCCTCTATTGGAGGAGCAGTTCCAGCAAGGAAAGCTTCTTG CCTGCATTGCCTCCAGACCTGGACAGTGTGGAAGGGCTGATGGCTATGTCCTTGAAGGCAAAGAACTGGAATTCTACCTGAGGAAGATTAAAGCCAAGAAAGGCAAATAA